A part of Bdellovibrionota bacterium genomic DNA contains:
- a CDS encoding CcmD family protein: MNHLSYLIAAYLVFWIATLAYLFSIDRRQRQFQRSIRQLSEKKPAA; this comes from the coding sequence ATGAATCATCTTTCTTACTTGATCGCGGCTTATCTCGTTTTTTGGATCGCCACGCTCGCCTATCTTTTCTCCATCGATCGGCGGCAGCGCCAGTTTCAGCGTTCGATTCGGCAACTTTCTGAGAAGAAGCCGGCGGCCTAA
- the ccsA gene encoding cytochrome c biogenesis protein CcsA yields the protein MKLNAVTSLALLTAFGTIFFYAPEEATQGMVQKIFYVHVACAITMYIGFFLAFLGGLFYLLEKKLHWDELVVSAAEVGFFFCTVVLLTGPIWAKPIWGTWWDWDPRLTTTLLLWLLYAAYMVLRGYFEGSARGRAVTSIVAIIAFLDVPIIHFSVRLWRGIHPSVMASQNSGLTPKMQATLAITFCAMVLLFSSLMVARFRLERNRNLLASARLQHSENV from the coding sequence GTGAAATTAAACGCCGTCACGAGCCTGGCCCTTTTAACCGCTTTCGGGACGATCTTTTTTTACGCTCCCGAAGAGGCGACACAAGGGATGGTTCAAAAAATCTTTTACGTCCACGTCGCCTGCGCCATCACGATGTACATCGGTTTCTTTCTCGCTTTCCTGGGGGGACTTTTTTACCTCCTGGAGAAAAAACTCCACTGGGACGAACTCGTCGTCTCCGCCGCCGAGGTCGGTTTTTTCTTTTGTACGGTGGTCCTGCTGACCGGCCCCATTTGGGCCAAACCGATCTGGGGCACCTGGTGGGACTGGGACCCGAGGCTCACGACCACGCTCCTTTTGTGGCTTCTCTACGCGGCTTACATGGTTTTACGCGGATATTTTGAAGGCTCGGCCCGAGGCCGCGCCGTGACTTCGATCGTGGCCATCATCGCCTTCTTGGACGTGCCGATCATTCACTTTTCCGTTCGCCTTTGGCGGGGGATTCACCCCTCCGTCATGGCTTCTCAAAACAGCGGTCTGACGCCTAAGATGCAAGCCACACTGGCCATTACATTTTGCGCCATGGTTCTACTGTTCAGTTCGCTGATGGTCGCCCGCTTCCGCCTGGAGCGAAATCGCAATCTGTTGGCGTCGGCCCGGTTGCAACATTCGGAGAACGTATGA
- a CDS encoding heme exporter protein CcmB, translating to MIRFLTTVLTLAEKDVRIELRSKEMLYATFLFVMLCLVIFNFSFSINPQIVEKVAPGIIWVVVVFSGSISMNYLAHRDQEDHAHEGLLLAGCTGTALYFAKFVTTLVFMLVIQLLTIPFFILFFNFAVGDWLPAFASVLALGTIGYAAVGTLFASLLTHARLKELLLPVVFYPVVIPLLIAAVKATGEVFAGVTPKEIPLMVGFDLIFLTASALLFDFVVEDPS from the coding sequence GTGATTCGATTTCTCACGACGGTGCTCACACTGGCGGAAAAGGACGTCCGAATCGAACTCCGGTCCAAGGAGATGCTGTACGCCACGTTTCTCTTTGTCATGCTCTGCCTCGTCATTTTCAATTTCAGTTTCAGCATCAACCCTCAGATCGTGGAAAAGGTAGCCCCCGGCATCATCTGGGTGGTGGTGGTCTTTTCGGGATCGATCTCCATGAATTACCTCGCCCATCGGGACCAAGAGGATCACGCGCACGAAGGGCTCCTTTTGGCCGGTTGCACAGGCACCGCTCTGTACTTCGCCAAATTCGTGACGACGCTGGTCTTCATGCTGGTCATCCAGCTCCTCACGATCCCTTTCTTCATCCTCTTTTTCAATTTCGCCGTGGGGGACTGGCTGCCGGCGTTCGCGTCCGTTCTGGCTCTCGGAACCATCGGTTACGCCGCCGTGGGAACCCTCTTCGCCTCTCTTCTTACGCACGCTCGCCTCAAAGAATTGCTTCTGCCCGTCGTGTTTTACCCGGTGGTTATTCCGTTATTGATTGCGGCCGTAAAAGCCACAGGCGAGGTCTTTGCCGGCGTAACGCCGAAAGAAATCCCTCTCATGGTGGGATTCGACCTGATCTTTCTCACCGCCTCCGCCCTTCTATTTGATTTTGTGGTAGAAGATCCGTCGTGA
- a CDS encoding ABC transporter ATP-binding protein: protein MIVVSLNDVSRAFSERFVLHHIQLEMKEGEAVALVGHNGSGKTTLLRIVSTLLAPSSGEVRLFGDSEEELSSPSIRKKIGALFTEGFLYGDLTVRQNLNFYAALHGISPAPRLITEELDRFGMRAFENELVRTLSRGERQRIALIRSTLHSPSLILWDEPTTGLDQRGRQLFIDAAKSKKSKTTILCSTHDLSIVESWVDRTITLAGGRIQ from the coding sequence GTGATCGTCGTATCCTTAAACGACGTCAGCCGCGCGTTTTCGGAGCGGTTTGTCCTGCACCACATCCAACTTGAGATGAAGGAAGGTGAGGCGGTAGCGCTGGTCGGGCACAACGGCTCCGGCAAGACCACGCTTCTGCGCATCGTTTCGACTCTGCTGGCGCCCTCTTCTGGAGAGGTCCGCCTGTTCGGGGATTCGGAAGAGGAGCTTTCGTCGCCCTCGATTCGGAAAAAAATCGGAGCGCTCTTCACGGAGGGATTTCTCTATGGGGATCTGACGGTTCGGCAGAACCTGAACTTCTACGCCGCCTTGCACGGGATTTCGCCCGCGCCGCGCCTCATCACCGAAGAGCTGGATCGTTTCGGAATGCGCGCCTTTGAAAACGAGCTTGTCCGGACGTTGTCGCGAGGTGAACGCCAGCGAATCGCCCTCATCCGATCCACGTTGCATTCGCCCTCCCTGATTCTCTGGGATGAACCGACGACCGGATTGGATCAACGCGGCCGGCAGCTCTTTATCGACGCCGCCAAATCGAAAAAAAGCAAAACGACGATTTTGTGTTCCACGCACGATCTCTCGATCGTCGAGAGCTGGGTCGATCGAACGATCACTCTCGCGGGAGGGCGGATCCAGTGA
- a CDS encoding zinc ribbon domain-containing protein: protein MSTLFTILIAVAAGGLIGLPFFRKESGGGNILAVAPTGRSAAERRRNLREEKAGFVLALRELDFDYETGKLSANDYKALRQKYESKTIETMRELDLLDDEWKRFLETVDGQLKNRIPQTVRPKPATQKKPSGKMFCSKCGKSVVAQDRFCGWCGHPREAAANG from the coding sequence ATGTCCACTCTGTTTACGATTTTGATCGCGGTAGCGGCGGGTGGACTCATCGGCCTTCCCTTTTTCCGTAAAGAATCCGGCGGTGGAAACATTCTAGCCGTGGCTCCCACGGGCCGATCCGCCGCTGAACGGCGCCGGAACCTCCGGGAGGAGAAAGCCGGTTTCGTCCTCGCATTACGCGAACTCGACTTTGATTACGAGACCGGCAAACTGTCGGCCAACGATTACAAGGCGCTCCGGCAAAAATACGAATCCAAAACCATCGAGACGATGCGGGAACTGGATCTCTTGGATGACGAATGGAAACGTTTTCTCGAGACGGTGGACGGTCAACTCAAGAACAGGATTCCTCAGACCGTTCGACCCAAGCCCGCGACCCAGAAAAAACCGTCCGGCAAAATGTTTTGTTCAAAGTGCGGGAAATCCGTCGTCGCGCAAGACCGCTTCTGTGGGTGGTGCGGCCACCCGCGGGAGGCCGCGGCCAATGGTTAA
- a CDS encoding cytochrome c-type biogenesis CcmF C-terminal domain-containing protein: protein METAGNILLHLGLVVTVYAVVMSILGARTRRPALVESSRNAVWAAGLIVATCAGLLIACFLTGKFQVEYVYSYSNSTMPGFYKVAALWGGQAGSLLFWVLVLFVYSSAVMWVQRNRSHQLLPYVIATLMTIATFFLVILVFTTNPFNTLPFTPADGRGLNPLLQNYYMVIHPPSLYLGYVGMTVPFAFAMAALMTGRLDNQWILQIRRWTLLAWFFLSMGNLLGASWAYEVLGWGGYWAWDPVENAAFMPWLTATAFLHSVIIQEKRNMLKTWNMVLVILSFLFTMTGTFLTRSGIVSSVHSFAQSGIGSYFLGFLVFAITVSGSLVIYRLKDLQSKNTLDSFLSRESSFLFNNLVLVGGAFAILWGTLFPVLSEWIRGTKITVGPPFFNSVMVPIGLLLLLLTGIGPIVAWRKTTPEQLKQNFLLPVAIAIVASVVTIVFTRQIYVVASLSFCAFVLASIVGEYRKGIAVRCRTLNEDFVTALLRLVATNRRRYGGYIVHVAIVMLFVGFTGSAFKVEEEMQFKVGETKNIGRYSVRYDSLSDQQDAHKDTVYANVSVFKNGAPFTDMHPARVFYKSHVGGEPAQPNTQVSIQRSLREDLYMALLTYDPNNQSAFLKVIVHPLVQWIWLGGLCLIFGTFIVMWPAGSQIAVKQIARAAALALVIFGAAVTASVPAAMAQGATEESISKQLKCLCGCGFPDLASCSCDEWAQPAKAEIRARLARGEDEATILKYFVSRDGEKVLTSPVPQGFNRTAWIVPAAALAAGLLAVSVIIRKWRKEPSVQDEPSPRPQVSDEKYRKELDRELYGTEEQT, encoded by the coding sequence ATGGAGACCGCGGGCAATATTCTCCTTCATTTAGGTCTGGTCGTGACCGTTTATGCCGTCGTGATGTCGATCCTCGGCGCCAGGACCCGCCGGCCGGCGCTGGTGGAGAGCAGCCGGAACGCCGTTTGGGCCGCCGGCCTAATTGTAGCGACCTGTGCCGGCCTGTTGATCGCCTGTTTTCTCACCGGAAAATTCCAGGTGGAATACGTCTACTCCTATTCCAACTCGACGATGCCCGGCTTCTATAAGGTGGCTGCTTTGTGGGGCGGACAGGCGGGATCGCTCCTCTTTTGGGTGCTGGTCCTTTTCGTCTACTCCTCGGCGGTGATGTGGGTTCAGCGAAACCGTTCCCACCAACTTCTTCCGTACGTCATCGCGACCTTGATGACGATCGCGACATTCTTTCTCGTCATCCTGGTTTTTACGACCAATCCCTTCAACACGTTGCCGTTCACGCCGGCCGACGGCCGAGGGCTGAATCCACTCCTGCAGAACTATTACATGGTGATCCATCCCCCCTCGCTTTACCTGGGCTACGTCGGAATGACGGTTCCCTTTGCCTTCGCCATGGCCGCCCTGATGACCGGCCGTCTGGACAACCAATGGATTCTTCAGATCCGGCGTTGGACGCTTTTGGCCTGGTTTTTCCTCTCCATGGGCAATCTCCTCGGCGCGTCCTGGGCCTACGAAGTCCTCGGATGGGGAGGATATTGGGCTTGGGATCCGGTGGAAAACGCGGCGTTCATGCCGTGGCTGACGGCCACGGCGTTCCTCCATTCCGTCATCATTCAAGAAAAACGGAACATGCTCAAAACTTGGAACATGGTTCTGGTCATTCTCTCCTTCCTTTTCACGATGACCGGCACGTTCCTGACCCGTTCCGGAATCGTTTCGTCGGTTCATTCGTTCGCGCAATCGGGAATCGGCTCGTATTTCCTCGGCTTCCTCGTTTTCGCGATCACGGTCTCCGGATCGCTCGTGATCTATAGACTCAAAGATCTTCAGAGCAAAAACACACTCGACTCTTTTCTTTCCAGGGAATCGTCGTTTCTTTTCAACAATCTCGTTTTGGTGGGCGGGGCGTTCGCCATATTGTGGGGGACCCTTTTCCCCGTGCTTTCCGAATGGATTCGAGGAACCAAAATCACGGTCGGCCCGCCGTTTTTCAACAGCGTAATGGTTCCGATCGGCCTCCTTCTGCTCTTGCTGACGGGGATCGGTCCGATCGTGGCGTGGCGTAAGACCACGCCGGAACAATTGAAACAGAATTTTCTCTTGCCCGTGGCCATAGCGATTGTCGCATCCGTCGTAACGATCGTCTTTACGCGCCAGATTTACGTCGTCGCGTCGCTCTCCTTTTGCGCGTTCGTCTTGGCCAGCATTGTCGGCGAATACCGAAAGGGGATCGCCGTTCGGTGCCGCACGCTTAACGAAGATTTCGTTACGGCGCTCTTGCGCCTGGTCGCGACCAACCGGCGGAGGTACGGCGGCTATATCGTGCATGTCGCGATCGTCATGCTTTTCGTCGGTTTCACCGGCTCGGCTTTTAAAGTCGAAGAAGAGATGCAGTTCAAGGTCGGCGAAACCAAGAACATCGGCCGCTATTCCGTGAGATACGACTCCTTGAGCGACCAACAAGATGCTCACAAGGACACCGTTTACGCCAACGTCAGCGTCTTCAAGAACGGGGCCCCTTTTACCGACATGCATCCCGCCCGGGTCTTTTATAAGAGCCATGTGGGAGGCGAGCCGGCCCAGCCCAACACGCAGGTCTCCATCCAGCGTTCGCTGCGCGAAGATCTCTACATGGCGCTGTTGACGTACGACCCGAACAACCAGTCGGCGTTCCTCAAGGTGATCGTCCATCCCCTCGTGCAGTGGATCTGGCTGGGGGGACTTTGCCTCATTTTTGGAACCTTCATTGTGATGTGGCCTGCGGGGAGCCAAATTGCGGTGAAGCAAATCGCAAGGGCCGCAGCGCTGGCCTTGGTAATTTTCGGCGCCGCCGTAACCGCGTCCGTTCCGGCGGCGATGGCTCAAGGAGCGACGGAAGAATCGATCTCAAAACAATTGAAATGCCTTTGCGGCTGCGGCTTTCCCGATCTCGCATCCTGTTCCTGCGATGAGTGGGCACAGCCCGCAAAGGCGGAGATCCGCGCGCGCCTGGCCCGGGGGGAAGACGAAGCCACGATCTTGAAATACTTCGTAAGTCGAGACGGTGAAAAGGTCCTCACCTCCCCCGTCCCTCAAGGCTTCAACCGAACAGCCTGGATTGTTCCTGCGGCCGCGTTAGCTGCCGGCCTTCTGGCCGTGTCGGTGATCATTCGAAAATGGCGAAAAGAGCCATCGGTCCAAGACGAACCCTCTCCCCGTCCTCAGGTTTCGGATGAAAAGTACCGAAAAGAGCTCGATCGGGAGCTCTACGGTACGGAAGAACAGACCTGA
- a CDS encoding cytochrome c maturation protein CcmE — MNVKKTKFVIGFFFIAVGLAIVVVTLLPKSMQYYVTVDELLAQEKKYMGQELKVAGKVAMGSVEKSEKDFFIRFRVENADKAVTVDYRGAVPDTFKEGADVVVTGTLNERGTVDASNVLAKCASRYEEKLKPNYGGASKTGTP; from the coding sequence GTGAATGTAAAGAAAACGAAGTTCGTGATCGGCTTCTTTTTTATCGCGGTCGGCCTGGCGATCGTCGTCGTCACGTTGCTTCCGAAATCGATGCAATACTACGTCACCGTCGACGAGCTTCTGGCGCAGGAGAAGAAGTACATGGGCCAGGAACTTAAAGTGGCGGGCAAGGTGGCTATGGGCTCGGTGGAAAAATCCGAAAAGGATTTCTTCATCCGTTTTCGGGTGGAAAACGCCGATAAAGCCGTGACCGTGGACTACCGGGGGGCCGTCCCCGATACGTTCAAAGAAGGTGCAGATGTCGTCGTCACGGGCACATTGAACGAGCGCGGAACCGTCGATGCATCCAACGTTTTGGCGAAGTGCGCCTCTCGGTACGAAGAGAAATTAAAGCCCAATTACGGCGGCGCTTCCAAGACCGGGACCCCTTAG